A section of the Paenibacillus odorifer genome encodes:
- a CDS encoding methyl-accepting chemotaxis protein, which yields MQIRPNQIFVVVLLLLVSVYSLLIDMLWIHKLVIILFMGSLGWFSLNTSRYGYRKEALLKESQNKVELLGNEIVVTSDRLHGALEEISRHTEQLQQTADYSHAYETDLRIRSNEAKANIEGAYQTMGGVASVTAHIEELTEKLGSNMQYARQGMTAMVDSLSIADGVMKDLQTQSGDMLAKFTTLSNHIAMVEEINTLINSIVNETSLLALNASIEAARAGEQGRGFAVVASRIRQLADQSKSSVERSSGILLDINNGVQQVLESVTKEQVSVERGVNEVGTVKLRLDDIASRVDEVGSAVTETIDAAAKQGKLIVEVTTELSGAVAIVNETIANVDLTLEQVTRQRDQIGQLNEVSANLLAESQSLQQSVTSIAGRAEIEMSQYAARLQEMQSLLETISAKEELYAPDTEVHQGVLNAYIKKIPDVQAIWSNRTDGTFIYSEPAAGLLNAKRRDWWNGAMNEGEYVSKPYVSAITKRSCITLSRAIRNRQGDVVGVVGIDLAV from the coding sequence TTGATTGACATGCTCTGGATTCATAAGCTGGTGATTATTCTGTTTATGGGTTCTCTAGGATGGTTCTCGCTGAATACATCCCGCTACGGTTATCGCAAAGAAGCGCTGCTGAAGGAGTCACAGAACAAAGTGGAGCTTCTTGGCAATGAGATTGTAGTTACCTCGGATCGGCTGCATGGTGCACTTGAAGAAATCAGCCGCCATACAGAGCAGCTGCAGCAGACAGCGGATTATTCACACGCGTATGAAACGGATTTAAGGATTCGCAGCAACGAAGCTAAAGCCAATATTGAAGGGGCCTATCAGACGATGGGCGGTGTAGCTTCAGTTACAGCACATATCGAAGAATTGACGGAAAAACTAGGCTCGAATATGCAATATGCCCGGCAAGGAATGACAGCAATGGTAGATTCCCTGAGCATTGCAGATGGGGTGATGAAGGATCTGCAAACACAGAGTGGGGACATGTTAGCTAAGTTTACTACCCTGAGTAATCATATTGCGATGGTAGAGGAGATCAATACATTGATTAACTCCATTGTGAATGAGACCTCATTGCTCGCGCTGAATGCTTCTATTGAAGCGGCCCGGGCCGGTGAACAGGGCCGCGGATTTGCAGTAGTGGCCAGCCGGATTCGGCAGCTGGCTGATCAAAGCAAGAGCTCGGTAGAACGCTCCTCAGGCATCTTGCTTGACATTAATAATGGAGTACAGCAGGTGCTGGAATCCGTTACGAAAGAGCAAGTCTCAGTGGAGCGTGGGGTGAACGAGGTCGGCACGGTGAAGCTTCGACTCGATGATATCGCGTCGAGAGTAGATGAAGTAGGCAGCGCCGTGACGGAAACAATCGATGCTGCCGCGAAGCAGGGCAAGCTGATTGTAGAAGTGACAACGGAGCTGAGCGGTGCGGTGGCGATCGTGAATGAGACGATTGCCAATGTAGACCTTACGCTGGAGCAGGTGACACGGCAGCGGGATCAAATTGGGCAGCTGAACGAAGTCAGCGCCAATCTGTTAGCGGAGTCGCAATCCTTGCAGCAATCGGTTACTAGCATTGCGGGCAGAGCGGAAATTGAGATGAGCCAATATGCAGCCCGGCTTCAGGAAATGCAGAGTCTCTTGGAGACGATTTCCGCCAAGGAAGAACTTTACGCTCCAGATACTGAAGTTCATCAAGGTGTTTTGAACGCTTACATTAAGAAAATTCCAGATGTACAAGCCATTTGGTCTAATCGGACGGATGGAACCTTTATCTACTCCGAGCCAGCGGCTGGCTTGTTGAATGCTAAGCGGCGTGATTGGTGGAATGGGGCCATGAATGAAGGTGAATATGTCTCTAAACCTTACGTATCTGCGATTACGAAACGTTCTTGTATTACATTATCTAGAGCAATCCGGAATCGTCAGGGAGATGTAGTAGGCGTGGTGGGTATTGATTTAGCGGTGTAA
- a CDS encoding nucleotidyltransferase family protein: protein MMDILENARSLQLPDWWVCAGFVRSKIWDTLHGFEERTPLPDIDVIYYDGSNLHEEVEKQWEAKLRDLNPHVPWSVKNEARMHTINNLAPYTSSVDAISKFPETATALGLSLDEYGKVILTAPHGIADVINVVLRATPHFNNNPSLLPIYEKRIAQKNWQATWKQLQVSAT, encoded by the coding sequence ATGATGGATATTTTAGAAAATGCCAGATCGCTACAGTTACCTGACTGGTGGGTTTGTGCGGGGTTTGTACGTTCAAAAATCTGGGATACCTTACATGGATTTGAAGAACGGACCCCTTTGCCAGATATTGATGTTATTTATTATGACGGCAGCAATCTTCATGAGGAAGTGGAAAAGCAATGGGAGGCAAAACTAAGAGATTTAAATCCCCATGTGCCATGGTCCGTTAAGAATGAAGCAAGAATGCATACCATTAACAACCTTGCACCCTATACGTCATCTGTAGATGCCATCTCCAAGTTTCCGGAAACAGCTACAGCGCTTGGGCTTTCCTTAGATGAATACGGTAAGGTTATCCTAACCGCTCCGCATGGGATTGCGGATGTTATTAATGTAGTGTTGCGGGCTACCCCTCATTTCAACAATAATCCAAGCTTACTCCCTATTTATGAAAAACGAATTGCACAAAAAAACTGGCAGGCAACGTGGAAGCAATTGCAGGTCAGCGCTACCTAA
- a CDS encoding sensor histidine kinase, producing the protein MCLFVLTRLPRFKEVFQKGSYAPQELAIATMIFSLFAIFGTYSGINVEGSLVNVRIIAIVSGGILFGPWVGLITGIISGVHRFLIDIGGVTSLPCLITSITAGIVSGIIYRRTSGERRWIAGILAGMACEALTMLLILAMAQPMSLGVDIVSKIAFPMIMSQISVGLIVVLVQSVEGEKERIAAKQSKLALDIANKTLPYFRNINQESLHTICQIIKEDIGADAVAITDTRFIRAYVGVGEEDYETTNDIISEETKVTLSSGEITIRNDDSDYVNPQIKSLIIIPLKEKGEVTGALKIYYTKAHKITYSLQAMAVGLSQMISTLMEVSRVEGIKEMANKAELKALQTSINPHFLFNALNAIASSIRINPDKARELIVNLSGYMRYNLELTDEFIDIKRELQQVQQYVEIEKARFGSRLNVLYDIDEVQVRIPSLIIQPLVENAIIHGILKVRGTGTVTISVKDHGDTVRVGIRDTGAGISEETIEKVYTGDMPENKIGLFNVHQRVKLIYGTGLTIQRLDKGTNIFFDVKKEDQ; encoded by the coding sequence ATGTGTCTATTTGTATTGACTCGTCTGCCGCGGTTTAAAGAGGTTTTTCAAAAAGGGAGTTACGCTCCGCAAGAGCTTGCTATTGCAACGATGATCTTCAGCTTATTTGCCATTTTCGGCACTTATAGCGGAATTAATGTGGAAGGTTCGCTTGTGAATGTACGAATTATCGCCATCGTATCTGGCGGGATTTTGTTCGGGCCATGGGTTGGACTTATAACAGGCATCATCTCAGGGGTTCACCGTTTTCTGATTGATATCGGAGGGGTAACCTCTCTTCCTTGTCTGATTACGAGTATCACCGCGGGCATAGTGTCTGGGATAATCTATCGCCGCACCTCTGGTGAGCGTCGCTGGATAGCAGGCATCTTGGCGGGAATGGCCTGTGAGGCACTGACGATGCTGCTCATTCTAGCGATGGCTCAGCCGATGTCGCTGGGTGTGGATATCGTGTCCAAGATCGCTTTTCCGATGATTATGAGCCAGATTAGTGTCGGCCTGATTGTCGTGTTAGTGCAGAGCGTGGAAGGTGAGAAGGAACGGATTGCGGCTAAGCAGTCCAAGCTGGCGCTTGATATTGCCAATAAGACCTTGCCGTATTTTCGCAATATTAACCAGGAGTCGCTGCACACCATCTGCCAGATCATCAAAGAGGATATCGGTGCAGACGCTGTAGCGATTACTGATACTCGGTTTATTCGTGCCTATGTTGGTGTGGGTGAGGAGGATTATGAGACAACTAACGATATTATCAGTGAGGAAACTAAAGTAACGTTGTCCAGTGGTGAAATTACCATCCGTAATGATGATAGTGATTACGTGAATCCGCAGATCAAGTCGCTGATCATTATTCCTTTAAAGGAAAAGGGTGAGGTGACGGGAGCGCTCAAAATCTATTACACCAAAGCCCACAAGATTACCTACTCACTTCAAGCTATGGCCGTGGGTCTGTCGCAAATGATCTCTACCTTGATGGAAGTGTCGCGGGTGGAAGGCATTAAGGAAATGGCGAACAAAGCGGAGCTGAAGGCACTGCAGACCAGCATTAACCCGCATTTTTTATTCAATGCACTGAATGCGATTGCGTCCTCGATTCGAATTAATCCGGATAAGGCGCGTGAGCTGATTGTGAATCTGTCCGGTTATATGAGATACAATCTGGAGCTTACCGATGAATTCATTGATATCAAACGAGAGCTACAGCAGGTCCAGCAATACGTAGAGATCGAAAAGGCGCGTTTTGGAAGCCGGCTTAACGTGCTTTATGATATTGATGAGGTTCAGGTTCGGATTCCGAGTCTGATCATTCAGCCGCTTGTAGAAAATGCGATTATACATGGCATACTGAAGGTAAGAGGGACAGGAACAGTAACGATTTCTGTAAAAGACCACGGGGATACCGTACGGGTGGGCATTCGCGATACCGGAGCTGGCATCAGCGAGGAAACGATAGAGAAAGTCTATACTGGCGATATGCCGGAGAATAAAATCGGGCTGTTTAATGTACACCAACGGGTAAAGCTGATCTATGGGACTGGACTTACCATTCAGAGATTGGATAAAGGGACGAACATCTTTTTTGATGTTAAAAAGGAGGACCAATGA